The following proteins are encoded in a genomic region of Longimicrobiaceae bacterium:
- the pdxH gene encoding pyridoxamine 5'-phosphate oxidase, with protein MEDPIARFVALLDEARELGLHEPTAMALATADAEGRPSVRMVLLKGVDERGFVFYTNLESRKAEELKANPRAALCFHWGPMEAQVRVEGPVSPVSDAEADAYFASRPYGSQIGAWASRQSRPLPDRGELEARIQEFESRYPEGSVPRPPFWSGFRVHPERIEFWSGRPSRLHDRQVYLRIDGGWRVERLYP; from the coding sequence ATGGAGGATCCGATCGCCCGGTTCGTGGCGCTGCTCGACGAGGCTCGCGAGCTGGGCTTGCACGAGCCAACCGCAATGGCTCTCGCCACTGCCGACGCCGAGGGACGACCGTCGGTGCGGATGGTCCTGCTCAAAGGGGTCGACGAGCGCGGCTTCGTCTTCTACACCAACCTGGAGAGCCGCAAGGCGGAGGAGCTGAAGGCGAATCCTCGGGCGGCGCTCTGCTTTCACTGGGGACCGATGGAGGCCCAGGTCCGCGTCGAAGGCCCGGTGTCCCCCGTGAGCGACGCCGAAGCCGACGCGTACTTCGCCTCGCGACCGTATGGTAGCCAGATCGGCGCGTGGGCGTCGCGACAGAGCCGGCCGCTTCCGGACCGGGGGGAGCTGGAGGCCCGCATCCAGGAGTTCGAATCGCGCTACCCCGAGGGATCCGTCCCCCGCCCGCCCTTCTGGTCAGGCTTCCGAGTGCATCCGGAACGGATCGAGTTCTGGTCCGGGCGACCGAGCCGCCTGCACGATCGGCAGGTCTACCTGCGCATCGACGGAGGCTGGCGGGTCGAGCGCCTCTACCCCTGA